A window of the Cystobacter fuscus genome harbors these coding sequences:
- a CDS encoding VOC family protein, whose translation MSRTNKGIPGARSVHHLAYTVPNLDQAVDFFVKVLGAELLYRIGPVEDQTGDWMTRHLNVHPRASTHIAMLRFGPVSNLELFEYTSPDQRRELPRNSDWGGHHLAIGVDDVDAAVDYLRSVPGVKVLDEPQTITEGPIAGDRWVYFLTPWGMQMEVLHMPRGMPYEEDTDARLFESSEPWA comes from the coding sequence ATGAGCCGTACCAACAAGGGTATTCCTGGCGCGCGCAGCGTCCATCACCTCGCCTATACCGTTCCCAACCTCGACCAGGCGGTCGACTTCTTCGTCAAGGTCCTCGGGGCCGAGCTGCTGTATCGGATTGGCCCCGTCGAGGATCAGACGGGCGACTGGATGACACGCCACCTCAACGTGCACCCGCGGGCCTCGACCCACATCGCCATGCTCCGCTTCGGGCCCGTGAGCAACCTGGAGCTGTTCGAGTACACGTCGCCGGACCAGCGGCGGGAGCTGCCGCGCAACAGCGACTGGGGGGGCCACCACCTGGCGATCGGCGTCGACGACGTGGATGCCGCGGTGGACTACCTCCGGTCGGTGCCCGGCGTGAAGGTCCTCGACGAGCCACAGACCATCACCGAGGGGCCCATCGCCGGGGACCGCTGGGTCTACTTCCTGACGCCGTGGGGCATGCAGATGGAGGTCCTCCACATGCCCAGGGGCATGCCGTACGAGGAGGACACCGACGCCCGGCTGTTCGAATCGAGCGAGCCCTGGGCCTGA
- a CDS encoding SDR family oxidoreductase gives MIERFAIVTGASSGIGKATAIALAEKGFDVGIGYNSNAEGARRVAAEVEAHGVRALPFRMDLTNPADAAGAVEQAIRVLGGVDVFVNNAGVNRRASFLEETAEDWQRILTINTTGPFLCAQVAARHMVSQGRGGRIVNVTSVHELVPIMGGSAYCASKGGLGLLTKVMALELARYGITVNAVSPGETATPMNGVPDSRDAAEISRPEIPIGRPGRSREVAALIAHLAGPDAAYITGVTLSVDGGLMLMSAIPNQEYADRL, from the coding sequence ATGATCGAGCGTTTCGCCATCGTGACCGGTGCCAGCTCGGGCATCGGCAAGGCCACGGCCATCGCCCTGGCCGAGAAGGGCTTCGACGTGGGGATTGGCTACAACTCGAACGCGGAGGGCGCCCGGCGGGTCGCCGCGGAGGTGGAGGCCCATGGCGTGCGGGCGCTGCCCTTCCGTATGGATTTGACGAACCCGGCGGACGCGGCGGGCGCGGTGGAGCAGGCGATCCGTGTGCTCGGGGGCGTGGATGTCTTCGTCAACAACGCTGGAGTCAACCGCCGTGCCTCGTTCCTGGAGGAGACGGCGGAGGACTGGCAGCGCATCCTCACCATCAACACCACGGGTCCCTTCCTGTGTGCCCAGGTGGCGGCTCGCCACATGGTGTCCCAGGGGAGGGGAGGGCGCATCGTGAACGTGACCTCCGTCCACGAGCTGGTCCCCATCATGGGGGGCTCCGCCTACTGCGCCTCGAAGGGGGGACTGGGCCTGTTGACCAAGGTGATGGCGTTGGAGCTGGCCCGCTACGGCATCACCGTCAACGCGGTGAGCCCGGGAGAGACGGCCACGCCGATGAACGGGGTTCCCGACAGCCGGGACGCCGCGGAGATCTCCCGACCCGAGATTCCCATCGGCCGGCCCGGACGCTCCCGTGAGGTCGCGGCGCTCATCGCCCACCTGGCGGGACCGGATGCCGCCTACATCACGGGCGTCACCCTCTCCGTCGATGGCGGGCTGATGCTGATGAGTGCCATCCCCAATCAAGAGTACGCGGACCGTCTGTAA